One Paenibacillus sp. SYP-B4298 genomic window, GGGAGAGCAAGAGCCTTGGCCACCATCGTGGCGAACTCGGCGCGTGAGACCTTGTTATCAGGACGATAGGTGCCATCGCTATAGCCCGTTACAATCCCCAGCTTGGAGGCGCGCTCTACATAGGATGCGCTCCATGAGGCGGCTGGAACGTCCGAGAAGCTTACTGCAGGCACGGACATTTCTTGTTTCAGCCGCTCTCTCACGGCAGCTACATCCACCTTGTCGTTAAAGACGGGCTTCGTAGAGGTCGGAACTGGTGATGGCGTTGGTGTCGGCGAAGGCACAGGAGCGGGCACAGGCGTCGGCGTTGGTTCCGGTGTTGGCGCAGGCGCAGGCGAAGTCGATGGGGAAGGGTACCATGGCGCAGGCTCGCTTGCCTTGGCCTTCACAACCGAGAACGTATCCACCGCCTGCCCCGCGATGGTGCGCGCTTCGACTTGAATCTTATCCTCCGTAACGGTGATGTAGGAATAGACCGGAACATCCTCATCAAAGATATAGCTCAGATAATCATATTTAGTGCCATCATAGAACTTCCAGCCCGAAGCGCCGCCATCCATATAGATCGTGCCCTTCGTTGAGGACGGGTTCGGCTTGCCGTTCTGCATAGGATAGGTGCGTCCATACACATGATCATGACCGACCAGCACGAGATCCACTTGCTTCGCTTCGATAATCGGCGCAAAATACTTTTGCGTATACTCCACCAGGGACTGTCGGCCGCTCTCTGTATGGTAAGCAGGACGGTGGAACATGATGATCGTCCACTTTTTATCATTGTCGTTCAGATCCTGCTCCAGCCATGACGCCTGCTCGATCATCTGCTCCTCCGTGCCCTCGGAGTTTAGGACAATAAAATGAGTGTCATCGACATTATACGAATAAGCATATTGCCGTTGTGACTCCGGCCCGTTCAGCGGGAAATTTGCCCCTTTGGTGAAGACCTCTTTTCCTTCGCTCTTCACATCATGATTCCCCAAGGTTAGCGCGCTAGGGAGCTTCGTTGCATAGATGGAAGAGGCTTCCCAGAACTTCTGCCATTCCTCGAATGCTCCGCCCGCATCGACCATATCTCCGCCATGCATAATGAATTGCGTGGATGGATGCTGCTTCAATGCACTCGCCATTAATTCTTGATAGGTCTGCATCCCATGAGCTTGATTCGTATGGGAATCGGTAATAAACAGGAAGGAGGTCGGTGTTGACGTGTCCCGATCCACCGTAGAATAGTCGTACCACGCAGACCAGTTGCCCTCATAGCCTACCCGATATTTGTAAGCCGTATTGGCCTTCAAGCCGCTAACCAGAGCGTTGTGGAAGCGGATTTCCCCCTTCGCTCCATTCTCCTTCATACTGAGCACCTGCAGCTCGCTCTCTGCTAGCTGTCGCTTCACCTGCTCAGCAGCAGGGCTATTGCCTGTTCCCCATTGGCTGGCCTCGATGGTCTCAATATAGGTCGCTGTACGATCGGATTTGGTCTGCCAGGCAACACTCAGCTGCGAGGACATATCCTCTGCCACATAGGTTTGAACATATTGAGGCACATCTGTGCCGTACTGCTCGACAACTTCATACGGGACGACCTTACTGTTCTGATCGCCATTGACCGCCTGAATCTGATACGTTCCCAGCGCCAATGTCGCCAGATCGGTCTTGAGCTGTCCATGGGCATCGGTCTTGCCCAAACTTCCGCTCAATAGCTGGGGCTGAACATCGGATGCCAAGATGTAGCCGCTCACCTGTCCATCTGGCAGAATGACCTCATATAGCCCATCCTCCGGCTCTGCAGAAGCGTAGTAGCGCTCGCCAGCTTGGGCAACCCGCAGTACACCAGAGGAGGTGTCGTCATCCTCATAGATCGTAGCGGTCGGTGCGGTCACTGTCACGACAGAGCTTTGCTTCAGCAGACCAGTAAACATAATGTCCGCGCCTTCGTAGGGCCTTCCCTCGCGATCCAGTACAGTTAGTGTGGAGACCGTACCTAGGCCGACACCTGTCATCCTTAGCTGGTAGGGGAAGGCGATCGTATAATGAATAGGGGCTGCAAGCGGCGAGCTGGTCTGCACCTGCCCGGCAG contains:
- a CDS encoding S-layer homology domain-containing protein gives rise to the protein MKANRLNKTIVIASLVSLLGGLQGGPIHPVYAAEGSAPSVLVEDFEDGISDVKFNPKRMYSASLHLEDDKKHVRNGQYSARIDYDMIDIVDNPSQIEVGYKAGRIPVTGYPVKVGMWVYGNNEGHLLTTKFRDQGGSSFQAEFYDENDTGINWQGWKYIEAAVPQGKAGPIVLELFFQLKQSNMSKKNKGSIWVDDITFIYEETDEDRDVPVIHPVSPVENEVLTSPLDELKVELADAGSGLDLTTLSVLLDGADITADVRYSPDTQLLTYPGSDVDGGYHELVIEVKDRNGNPAGMTYAFTVNAGERLLMTAPAEAVSNERYPITISIKDYIKAEQAQFALQYDPATLQVDSVVQADGISLDTTTDNERGTVQIRLDKMTAAHARDAVTVNFRVNSHAVLERGEKYKRITMSQGSLAAGQVQTSSPLAAPIHYTIAFPYQLRMTGVGLGTVSTLTVLDREGRPYEGADIMFTGLLKQSSVVTVTAPTATIYEDDDTSSGVLRVAQAGERYYASAEPEDGLYEVILPDGQVSGYILASDVQPQLLSGSLGKTDAHGQLKTDLATLALGTYQIQAVNGDQNSKVVPYEVVEQYGTDVPQYVQTYVAEDMSSQLSVAWQTKSDRTATYIETIEASQWGTGNSPAAEQVKRQLAESELQVLSMKENGAKGEIRFHNALVSGLKANTAYKYRVGYEGNWSAWYDYSTVDRDTSTPTSFLFITDSHTNQAHGMQTYQELMASALKQHPSTQFIMHGGDMVDAGGAFEEWQKFWEASSIYATKLPSALTLGNHDVKSEGKEVFTKGANFPLNGPESQRQYAYSYNVDDTHFIVLNSEGTEEQMIEQASWLEQDLNDNDKKWTIIMFHRPAYHTESGRQSLVEYTQKYFAPIIEAKQVDLVLVGHDHVYGRTYPMQNGKPNPSSTKGTIYMDGGASGWKFYDGTKYDYLSYIFDEDVPVYSYITVTEDKIQVEARTIAGQAVDTFSVVKAKASEPAPWYPSPSTSPAPAPTPEPTPTPVPAPVPSPTPTPSPVPTSTKPVFNDKVDVAAVRERLKQEMSVPAVSFSDVPAASWSASYVERASKLGIVTGYSDGTYRPDNKVSRAEFATMVAKALALPQSGTASFPDTQGHWAAKAIAALHEHGVINGYKDGSFRPDQEVTRAEIVAMLARLTDYVPGAAATFEDTTTSFASEPINAFTAAGIVSGAGNGLFKPNAPATRAESVAMIIRLLDTLLASETNTPA